The Streptomyces sp. TG1A-8 nucleotide sequence CAGGTACTTAGTACTCCAGCAGCGGTTCGTGTCCTGAGCTGGTGGTTGTCGTTGTCCTGGTATGGAGGGGATGAGTGAAGCCGCTTGCTGGGCCGGCGAGTTGGAGTTGGTGTTCGCTCGGGTGGCGGGCAGGTTCACTCGGGCGGATCTGCGGTGGCGGATGCGGGACTACGTCCGTGGTCTGCTGGGGCGGGCGACACGCAAGAACGGCTGGCAGCTTGCGGAATGGGCAGGTCACCGCACTCCGGACGGCTTTCAGCGGCTGCTGAACAGCAGTGTCTGGGACGCGGACGCCCTGCGTGACGACGTCCGTGCCTACGTCGCCGAACGGCTCGGACCGGGCGGTGTGCTGATCATCGACGACACGGGATTCATCAAGAAGGGCACCACCTCAGCCGGGGTCAGTCGGCAGTACACCGGCACCTCAGGAAAGATCGACAACTGTCAGATCGGCGTGTTCGCCGCCTACGCCACCAGCTCAGGCCGGGCCTTGGTGGACCGGGAGCTCTACCTGCCCAAAGCCTGGACGTCCGACCGTGACCGCTGCCGGGCGGCCAAGATCCCCGACGGGCGAGGCTTTGCGACCAAGGGGGAACTGGCCCGGGACATCGTCCGCCGCTGCCTGGCCGCCGGCCTGCCGGCGTCGTGGGTGACCGCGGATGAGGCCTACGGGCAGGACTGGCACTTCCGCCGCCTGCTCGAGCAGACGGGCGTCGGCTACGTGGTGGCGGTGCCCAAGTCCCAGCAGATCAAGTCCCTGGCCGGCATCTGGCGCATCGACCATCTCATCGATGAAGCACCCGATGATGCCTGGCAGCGGCTGTCCTGCGGCGATGGGGCGAAGGGCCCGCGGATCTACGACTGGGCCGGGGCCAAGTTGCCCGCCAACATCATCTTCGATCCGGATCCGCCGACCCATCACCGGTGGGTGATGGCCCGCCGCAGCCTGTCCGACCCCGAAGATGTGGCCTACTACCTGGCCTACGCACCCGTGGGTGTCGAGATCGCCGAGCTGGTCCGCATCGCCGGCTCCCGCTGGGCGATCGAGGAGTGCTTCCAGGCCGCGAAGAACGAGTGCGGCCTGGACGAGTACGAAGTCCGCCGCTATGTCGGCTGGTATCGGCACATCACCCTGGCCATGCTCGCCCACGCCGTCCTGGCCGCACTCGCAGCACAAGCCCAGGCCGGCGGGGAGGCAAAGGGGGCTGCAGAAACGGATCAGCCACCGTCCCGCTCACCGTGGCAGAGATCCGGCGGCTCCTGGACACTCTCCTGCCCCACCCACGAGCCGACCGCGATCCCATCACCCACGCACTGAACTGGTCCGCCTGGAGAAGACACCGCCAGGCCATCGCCCGCCGCTGCCACTACCGAAAACGCACCTCAGGCCACGAACCGCTGCTGGAGTATTAGAGCTTGTCTCACGTGGCGATCTTTGCGAGTTTCTTGTAGCAGGTCAGGACCGCTGCGAGCCCGAGGAAGGCCAGGAAGTGGCTGCCTTTGCGCTCGTAGCGGACGGTCAGGCGGCGGTAGCCGAAGAGCCAGGAGATCGTCCGTTCGATCTTCCAGCGGTGCCGGCCGAGACGCTCGCCGGACTCGATGCCGGGTCGGGCGATGCGCGGGACGATGCCCCGTTCACGCAGCCACCTCAGCCTCTCGGCGGAGTGGTACGCCTTGTCCGCGCGAAGCCTGCCGGGCCTGCGTCTGCGAGGGCCGCGCCGGGAACGGACGGCGGGGATGCCCAGCACCAGCGGCAGGAGTGCCTGGCTGTCATGGACGTTCGCCCCCGAGACGCCAAGGGCGAGAGGGAGGCCCTGGGCGTCGGACAGGACGTGGAGCTTGCTGCCCTTCTTGCCCCGGTCGACCGGATTGCGCCCGGTCAGCGATCCCCCTTTTTCGCCCGGACGGAGGCGGCGTCCACGATCACCGAGGTCCAGTCCACCTCGCCGCGGGCGCCGAGTTCGTCCAGGACGGCCTGGTGCAGCCGCCGCCACAGCCCGTCCTTGGTCCATGCGGAGAACCGGCGGTGGGCGGTGGCCGGTGAGACGCCGAACGTCTCCGGCAGGTGCCGCCAGACGCAGCCGCTGGTCAGCACGTACACCACGGCCGTGAACACCGCTCGCTCATCCACCGGGGCCGTGCCTCCGCCTTGCGGACGGGAAGCGAACGAAGGCAGCAACGGTGCCACGAGCGACCAGAGTTCGTCAGGAACCAACCGCTGCGACAAACCAACACCCATGGCACGGCATCATGCCGCATCAACCTCACACCACGTGAGACACCCTCTTATATCAATCCTTCAACAGCTCGCCGCGCACGGGCATCCAGTCCAGGGCAGACCGGATGCCGTCCTCCAGGGACAGCTTCGGCGTCCACCCCAGCAGCTCAGCCGCCCGGTCGCTCTTGGTATAAGCGCCGGCGACATCACCGGGCCGCCGATCGGTGTCGATGGTTGCCACGGGTGTGTCGACGACGTTGTTGAACGCGGCGCACAGCTCCCGAACCGTGGTGCCCGAGCCGGTGCCCAGGTTGATCGCGATCGAGCGTTTCGACCCCTCAAGGATAGAGTCGAAACGCTCGATCGCCGCGATGTGGGCTGCGGCGAGATCCCAGACGTGGACATAGTCCCTGATACCCGAGCCGTCACGTGTCTGGTAGTCCGTCCCCGTGACTGGGAATGGACGGCCTTCCTCGTGTGCCTGGATGAGCACACCCAGGGCATGGCTGGGCCTCTTGAGCTGGAGCCCGGTACGCAGCTCCGGGTCGGCCCCGACCGGGTTGAAGTAGCGCAGAGACAACACTCGCGGCCCTGCCATGGCGATGTCGGCGAACATCTCCTCGCACACGGCCTTGGTCCGTGCGTAGGGGCTCTGGGGCGCCAACGGCGAGTCCTCGTCAACGGGCGAGCCGTCCGCGGCCTGATAAATGGAGGCTGAACTGCTGAAGATGATGCGGTCACATCGGTTGCGGTGCAGGTGACTGACGAAGGCCAGGCTCTTTGCCACGTTGGCCTCGTAATAGCCGATCGGGTCCGCGACAGACTCGGGCACCACGATCAGCGCTGCGCAGTGCACCACCGCGGAGATATCCGGGTGCTCCGAGAAGATCCGGTCGACCAGTGCCCCGTCCGCGATGTCGCCCTCGTAGAAGGTACGGCCCTCAGTGAACTCGCGGCGGCCCCGAACGAGGTTGTCGAGGATCACTGGGGTGATGCCTGTGTCCAAGCAGGCAGAGGCGACCGTGCTGCCGATGTAACCGGCTCCACCGGCAATAAGGACCTTCACCACGATGTCTCTCCCGGCCTCGTTTCAGCCCCAGATGGCGATCAACGGCAAGGCTAACGGAGACAATTGGTGAGGGAGCGACAGCTCGGGGCTGATCCGGCCGGGACCGGCTCTCAGGCGCAGGTGCCGCCTGCGCCCGGTAAATCACTCCATCGTCCCATTCCGGCAACTACGGCACTCATCCGTAGCAATCCGAGCTGCGAGGTTCGAAAACAGGCACTGAGGCTTCCGTCGATCCGCAACGAGTTTCCCGACATCGCCGACCGGGCGGTGAAGGACCAGATGACCTACCGCGGCTTCCTCGCCGAATTGCTGATGGCCGAGTGCGACGACCGGGCCCGCCGCCGCTCCGAGAGGCGGATCAAGGCGGCCGGCTTCCCGAGGGAGAAGTCCCTACGGACCTTCGACTTCGACGCCAATCCGAACATCGACCCGGCCACCATCCACACCCTCGCCTCCTGCGAGTGGATCAAGAAGGGACAGCCGCTCTGCCTGATCGGCGACTCCGGCACCGGCAAGTCCCACATGCTCATCGCTCTTGGCACCGAGGCGGCGATGAAGGGCTACCGCGTCCGCTACACCCTGGCCACGAAGCTGGTGAATGAGCTGGTCGAGGCGGCCGACGAGAAGCAGCTCAACAAGACGATCGTCCGCTACGGGCGCGTCGACCTGCTCTGCATCGACGAGCTCGGCTATATGGAACTCGACCGCCACGGCGCTGGACTCCTCTTCCAAGTCCTCACCGAGCGAGAGGAGAAGAACAGCGTCGCGATCGCCTCGAACGAGTCGTTCGGCGGCTGGACGAAGACGTTCACCGATCCTCGTCTCTGCGCGGCCATCGTTGACCGGCTCACGTTCAACGGCACCATCATCGAGACGGGCACCGACTCCTACCGCCTCGCCAGCACACGGGCACGAGCAGAACAGACCGCAGCGGGCTGATCAAGCACTGCAACGCCTGGCCGGCAACCGCTGAAGGCCGGCCAGGCCGACGTCACGCGAGCGGGACACGCCCTGGGACCAAGGGCCCGGCGTCCAAGTGAGCCGCGATGCGCGTGATGGTCCGGACGTTGTCCTCGAACAGGTGCGCTTGCATGCCCGCCGCCCGGGCTGCCTCGACGTTGACTGCGACATCGTCGATGAACAGGCAGTCCTCCGGCCGCACGTTCAAGCTGGCGCATGCGGCCTCAAAGGCACGCAGGTCGGGCTTCTCGATGCCGATCTCGTGGGAATAGACGATCTGCTCCACCAGTTCGTCGAAGTGATACAGCGCCGTCTCCCGCTCCCGGGCGCCGACGAAGCTGTTGCTCAGGATGCCCAGCCTGCAGCGTCCCTGCAGCCCCCGCACATAGTCGATGAGGTCCTCGTTCGGCGTCCCCAGATACTCCGCCCAGAGATCGGCCATGAAGGCTTCAACCTGCGGAGCGTCGAGACCCAGCCGGAGTGCCACCTGCTCGTGCACCTCGCGCTCGCTGATGCTCCCGAGGCTCCCAGCCCGCCACACGTCGCACAGCCGCTCATGGACAGTGCCCAGTGGCAGCTCCAGCCGCTCTTCCCACCGTTGCACCCACCCGGTTTCCGGCGTGATCTCCAGCACGCCGCCGATGTCGAGAATGACGCAGGTCGCGGTCACGCGAACTCCCCCTCTTCGTCCTTGACCAGCGAGCACAGACCGCCCGCTCGTGTGATCGACAGAGTCACTGTCGTCCCTCCCTCTGGGGCAAGGTCAAGCGATCTTCGAAGCTTGTGACATCCCTGTCGCAACCCGTCGACCCGACCGGCCTCAGACAGCAGGTGCCTTCAAAACTCGTGACGATCTGCGAAGCCCCCAACCGGACGATGCCGTCAGAACTCGTTAACAAACGCTGCCAAAAGAAATGAACGAAGCCACGCCAGATCAGCCGCACCGGCCGCGCGAACGGACCCACCACCTGCGGGTCACGGTCCAGCAGCATCAGCTGCGTGCACATCGCCTGCGGCCTGTGCATCTCAAAGCTGGCTTCACCCGCACCGGGACGTCCGACCGGCAGACCGACGGCGCAACTACCGTGCCGTACGAGATGTACGCTAGTGGCGCAGAGCACTTGTTCCGTTGCTGTCGTATTCCTGGTCCACGGTCGCGGCGATGTCGCTGCACGACTGTGCGGGAGGGGACCAACTGGGCCCCCGAGACCTCGGGGCATAGGTTGACGGCATGATCGAGGGGGCGAACTCCGCGGCGCAGACCATGCCGCAGGAGCAGCAGAGAAGGGGGCGGCATGCCGCCCGACGGAAGAAGGACAAGGGCGGGCTGGCTCGTTCGTCCTTACTGATGGCTGTTGGCACCGTGGTGTCACGAGCGACGGGACTGATCCGTCAGGTGCTGCAGGCCGCAGCGCTCGGCACAGGTTTGCTGGCCAGTACGTACAACACGGCGAACACCGTGCCGACGAGCCTGTACACGCTGCTGATCGGTGGGGCGCTCAACGCCGTGTTGGTGCCGCAGCTGGTCCGAGCCAGGGCAACGCAGCCCGATGGCGGACGCGCTTACGAGCAGCGTCTGGTCACGCTCGTGGTCTGTGTACTGGGTGTGGGGACGGCGCTGGCGGTATGGGCGGCGCCGCAGATCGTGGGCCTGTACATGCGGGACACCCCGAACAGTCACGAGGCGTTCGCGTTGACGGTGACGTTCGCGCGGTTCCTGTTGCCGCAGATCTTCTTCTACGGGCTGTTCAGCATCTACGGGCAGATGTTGAACGCTCGCGAGAAGTTCGGCGCGATGATGTGGACCCCGGTGCTGAACAACGTCGTGCTGGTCGGCATGTTCGCCGCCTATTTGGGACTGATGACGGCGCCCGACCGGGTGGAGGACATCACGACCGATCAGGTGCAGTTGCTGGGGATCGGGACGACGGTAGGCATCGCCGTGCAGGCGTTGGCGCTGATCCCGTTCGCGCGGGCTGCCGGTTTCCGTTTCCGCCCGCGGTTCGACTGGCGGGGCACCGGCCTGGGCAAGAGCGTCCACGCGGCGAAGTGGACGCTGCTGTTCGTCTTAGCCAACCAGGTCGCCCTGACGGTGGTCACGAACTACGCCAACGCCGCCGACCAGGAGCTGCCGCAGGCCGGCGCGGGCTACTCGGCCTACACCTACGCGCAGACCATCTGGATGCTGCCGCAGTCGATCGTGACGGTATCCCTGGTGACGGCCTTGCTGCC carries:
- the istB gene encoding IS21-like element helper ATPase IstB; the encoded protein is MPATTALIRSNPSCEVRKQALRLPSIRNEFPDIADRAVKDQMTYRGFLAELLMAECDDRARRRSERRIKAAGFPREKSLRTFDFDANPNIDPATIHTLASCEWIKKGQPLCLIGDSGTGKSHMLIALGTEAAMKGYRVRYTLATKLVNELVEAADEKQLNKTIVRYGRVDLLCIDELGYMELDRHGAGLLFQVLTEREEKNSVAIASNESFGGWTKTFTDPRLCAAIVDRLTFNGTIIETGTDSYRLASTRARAEQTAAG
- the galE gene encoding UDP-glucose 4-epimerase GalE, which codes for MVKVLIAGGAGYIGSTVASACLDTGITPVILDNLVRGRREFTEGRTFYEGDIADGALVDRIFSEHPDISAVVHCAALIVVPESVADPIGYYEANVAKSLAFVSHLHRNRCDRIIFSSSASIYQAADGSPVDEDSPLAPQSPYARTKAVCEEMFADIAMAGPRVLSLRYFNPVGADPELRTGLQLKRPSHALGVLIQAHEEGRPFPVTGTDYQTRDGSGIRDYVHVWDLAAAHIAAIERFDSILEGSKRSIAINLGTGSGTTVRELCAAFNNVVDTPVATIDTDRRPGDVAGAYTKSDRAAELLGWTPKLSLEDGIRSALDWMPVRGELLKD
- a CDS encoding IS701 family transposase, with the protein product MEGMSEAACWAGELELVFARVAGRFTRADLRWRMRDYVRGLLGRATRKNGWQLAEWAGHRTPDGFQRLLNSSVWDADALRDDVRAYVAERLGPGGVLIIDDTGFIKKGTTSAGVSRQYTGTSGKIDNCQIGVFAAYATSSGRALVDRELYLPKAWTSDRDRCRAAKIPDGRGFATKGELARDIVRRCLAAGLPASWVTADEAYGQDWHFRRLLEQTGVGYVVAVPKSQQIKSLAGIWRIDHLIDEAPDDAWQRLSCGDGAKGPRIYDWAGAKLPANIIFDPDPPTHHRWVMARRSLSDPEDVAYYLAYAPVGVEIAELVRIAGSRWAIEECFQAAKNECGLDEYEVRRYVGWYRHITLAMLAHAVLAALAAQAQAGGEAKGAAETDQPPSRSPWQRSGGSWTLSCPTHEPTAIPSPTH
- a CDS encoding HAD family phosphatase — its product is MTATCVILDIGGVLEITPETGWVQRWEERLELPLGTVHERLCDVWRAGSLGSISEREVHEQVALRLGLDAPQVEAFMADLWAEYLGTPNEDLIDYVRGLQGRCRLGILSNSFVGARERETALYHFDELVEQIVYSHEIGIEKPDLRAFEAACASLNVRPEDCLFIDDVAVNVEAARAAGMQAHLFEDNVRTITRIAAHLDAGPLVPGRVPLA
- a CDS encoding IS5 family transposase (programmed frameshift); translation: MSQRLVPDELWSLVAPLLPSFASRPQGGGTAPVDERAVFTAVVYVLTSGCVWRHLPETFGVSPATAHRRFSAWTKDGLWRRLHQAVLDELGARGEVDWTSVIVDAASVRAKKGDRLTGRNPVDRGKKGSKLHVLSDAQGLPLALGVSGANVHDSQALLPLVLGIPAVRSRRGPRRRRPGRLRADKAYHSAERLRWLRERGIVPRIARPGIESGERLGRHRWKIERTISWLFGYRRLTVRYERKGSHFLAFLGLAAVLTCYKKLAKIAT
- the murJ gene encoding murein biosynthesis integral membrane protein MurJ — translated: MIEGANSAAQTMPQEQQRRGRHAARRKKDKGGLARSSLLMAVGTVVSRATGLIRQVLQAAALGTGLLASTYNTANTVPTSLYTLLIGGALNAVLVPQLVRARATQPDGGRAYEQRLVTLVVCVLGVGTALAVWAAPQIVGLYMRDTPNSHEAFALTVTFARFLLPQIFFYGLFSIYGQMLNAREKFGAMMWTPVLNNVVLVGMFAAYLGLMTAPDRVEDITTDQVQLLGIGTTVGIAVQALALIPFARAAGFRFRPRFDWRGTGLGKSVHAAKWTLLFVLANQVALTVVTNYANAADQELPQAGAGYSAYTYAQTIWMLPQSIVTVSLVTALLPRMSRAVAEGRIPDLRADLSRVLRISGVVIVPAAFLFLALGPQISSLLFAHGAADAASARPLGYMLQAFGLGLVPFSAQYLLLRGFYAFEDTRTPFFMAAWIAGVNIALATACHVLLPARWAVVGMAGAYTLSYVAGLALTAHLLRRRLEGRIDDGGLRRTYGKLFCAAGPAAGLGWAAARACAGLGSGTWPTAVALATGTLATAAGYLLLARLMKVNELRRLPGMR